A region from the Manihot esculenta cultivar AM560-2 chromosome 13, M.esculenta_v8, whole genome shotgun sequence genome encodes:
- the LOC110630280 gene encoding apoptotic chromatin condensation inducer in the nucleus has product MSSKYPTIDNRPIEQWKVTELKEELKRRKLTTKGLKDDLIKRLGEALLIEEENVTKEVDADIDLGKHPIDEIKNSDAVPVVSDDDTVDLNVIDAKTENVGDVKVQVDVNDGAEATDQQLSEGSVQVDVCGGDNSSRSEGELTVPGATLESSTTVSESVAFDVTLGGQDAQNSETRKVNGDSSPKQDNEDSKTQLDLQDSKSTLDNENSKTQLENEGLKSAHEDVTFDSSAPNKQVSEVNPNLGFQVKSDSISTDCVSINEKIELKDNIITDNVKLEIDVVKPEIVEPSSNIIVPVGGESHPLDVEEPQEKKTSVEKEDDNNATNADMCKKNDMVDIGYSEKLNLDRSSGDDSMEEDVVESKQIDSKYNSDDVGDKSEKRETDVVIKENLVDVVGNRSIGQKEMHVENKTELAVPADKRKLNDQDAIGRAEPLKRQRRWKTDSLKMPEPQRSSVTPTATPKDAFQPTSSRRNFSRSDSSVSIDDAPKERVVPPSQRPTTNSLRIENFVRPFTLKAVQELLGKTGKVISFWMDQIKTHCYVSYSSVEEAVETRNAVYNLQWPPNGGRLLAAEFVDPKEVKIKVEAPQSPAAPITPGATAAPPLAQPSPRQQVSRQQLPPPPPLPPPPPLSNPPLAKEQLIHQPPLPLPHPEKHDPPIVTLDDLFRKTKATPRIYYLPLSEEQVAAKLAERGKNARQ; this is encoded by the exons ATGTCATCAAAATACCCAACTATTGACAATCGACCAATAGAACAGTGGAAGGTTACTGAGTTGAAGGAAGAGCTTAAAAGGCGGAAATTAACTACAAAGGGCTTAAAGGATGATTTAATAAAACGTTTAGGCGAAGCACTTCTCATTGAGGAGGAAAATGTCACCAAGGAAGTGGATGCTGATATTGATTTGGGTAAACATCCTATTGATGAGATAAAAAATTCAGATGCAGTGCCAGTTGTTTCTGATGATGATACAGTGGACTTGAATGTAATTGATGCAAAGACTGAGAATGTGGGTGATGTTAAGGTTCAGGTTGATGTCAATGATGGTGCTGAAGCCACAGATCAACAACTCAGTGAGGGTAGTGTTCAGGTTGATGTCTGTGGTGGTGATAATTCTTCTAGGTCTGAGGGGGAGCTCACGGTTCCTGGAGCTACTTTGGAAAGCAGTACTACAGTTTCTGAGAGTGTGGCATTTGATGTAACATTGGGTGGGCAAGATGCACAAAACTCTGAAACACGGAAAGTGAATGGGGATTCTAGTCCCAAGCAGGACAATGAGGATTCCAAGACTCAGCTGGACCTTCAGGACTCAAAATCCACGCTGGACAATGAAAATTCAAAGACCCAGCTGGAGAATGAGGGTTTGAAGTCTGCACACGAGGATGTGACGTTTGACTCTTCTGCTCCAAACAAACAGGTATCTGAGGTCAACCCTAACTTAGGGTTTCAAGTAAAATCTGATTCTATTTCTACTGATTGTGTGTCAATTAATGAAAAGATTGAACTAAAGGATAATATAATTACTGATAATGTCAAATTAGAAATAGATGTTGTTAAGCCAGAGATAGTGGAACCATCATCCAATATCATTGTTCCAGTTGGTGGTGAATCACATCCCTTGGATGTTGAGGAGCCACAAGAGAAGAAGACATCTGTTGAAAAGGAAGATGACAACAATGCTACAAATGCAGATATGTGCAAGAAAAATGATATGGTAGATATTGGGTACtcggaaaaattaaatttagacaGAAGTTCTGGTGACGACTCTATGGAGGAAGATGTTGTGGAGAGTAAGCAAATTGATTCAAAGTATAACTCTGATGATGTGGGAGACAAAAGTGAGAAAAGAGAAACAGATGTTGTGATTAAGGAAAATCTCGTGGATGTTGTGGGGAACAGGTCTATAGGCCAAAAGGAAATGCATGTTGAGAATAAAACCGAGCTGGCTGTGCCTGCTGACAAAAGAAAGCTTAATG ATCAAGATGCTATTGGAAGGGCTGAGCCTTTAAAGAGGCAACGCAGGTGGAAAACTGACAGCCTCAAGATGCCTGAACCACAAAGATCTAGTGTAACACCTACTGCTACACCTAAGGATGCATTTCAGCCCACATCTTCTAGACGCAACTTTTCTCGATCTGACTCCTCGGTTAGCATTGACGATGCACCGAAGGAACGTGTTG TTCCACCATCACAAAGGCCTACAACTAATTCCCTCAGAATTGAGAATTTTGTGCGTCCTTTCACCCTGAAAGCTGTCCAAGAACTTCTAGGCAAAACTGGAAAGGTCATCAGTTTCTGGATGGACCAAATCAAAACCCACTGCTATGTTAGT TACTCCTCCGTTGAAGAAGCTGTAGAGACAAGAAATGCTGTGTATAACCTGCAATGGCCTCCAAATGGTGGGCGACTTTTAGCAGCCGAGTTTGTTGACCCCAAGGAAGTGAAAATAAAAGTGGAGGCGCCTCAGTCTCCAGCTGCACCGATCACTCCTGGTGCTACtgctgctccacctcttgcacAGCCCTCCCCCCGTCAGCAGGTTTCTAGGCAACAACTTCCACCGCCACCTCCCcttccacctccaccacctctGTCTAACCCTCCTCTGGCTAAGGAGCAGCTTATTCATCAGCCTCCACTACCACTGCCACATCCAGAGAAACATGATCCTCCAATTGTTACCCTGGATGACCTATTTCGGAAGACCAAGGCAACTCCACGGATATATTATCTTCCATTGTCAGAAGAACAAGTGGCAGCAAAACTTGCAGAACGTGGCAAAAATGCCAGGCAGTAG